The proteins below are encoded in one region of Lactuca sativa cultivar Salinas chromosome 3, Lsat_Salinas_v11, whole genome shotgun sequence:
- the LOC111902378 gene encoding heavy metal-associated isoprenylated plant protein 21, whose translation MGALDYLSNFCTVRSTSIRGRRKPMQTVEIKVKMDCDGCERRVKNAVKNMKGVKTVDVNRKQSRVTVSGYVEPNKVLKRVKSTGKRAEFWPYIPYNLVSYPYVNQAYDKRAPAGFVKNVVQAVSAPNSTDERMTYLFSDDNPNACSIM comes from the exons ATGGGTGCACTTGATTACCTCTCCAACTTTTGCACAGTCAGAAGCACCAGCATCAGAGGCAGAAGAAAACCGATGCAg ACAGTTGAAATCAAAGTCAAAATGGACTGTGATGGATGTGAAAGAAGAGTGAAGAATGCTGTTAAGAACATGAAAG gtGTGAAGACTGTGGACGTTAACAGAAAGCAAAGCCGAGTAACAGTTAGCGGATATGTGGAGCCAAACAAGGTGTTAAAGAGAGTAAAGAGCACAGGAAAAAGAGCCGAATTCTGGCCCTACATACCTTACAATTTGGTCAGTTATCCGTACGTGAATCAAGCCTACGACAAACGGGCTCCGGCTGGTTTTGTCAAGAATGTTGTTCAAGCTGTTTCAGCCCCCAATTCTACAGATGAGCGAATGACATATCTTTTTAGTGACGATAACCCTAATGCTTGTTCAATCATGTGA